One Saccharopolyspora erythraea NRRL 2338 genomic region harbors:
- a CDS encoding enoyl-CoA hydratase-related protein — translation MAEELVHLTSDAGIATITLDSPHNRNALSAQLRRELRDHLENAIADDAVRVIVLDHTGPVFCAGMDLKESRAAGAEDQGVNEFPALLERIWNSPKPVVAKLAGPARAGGVGIVAACDIAVCADTATFAFSEVRIGVVPAVISVTVLPRLQARQAHELFLTGETFSARRAVEIGLLNSAVAAEALDAETRRYTDMLALGGPKALAATKEMLRRPRPTDMGEDFTEMLALSAGFFASEEGQEGIRAFAEKRKPSWVPQS, via the coding sequence ATGGCCGAAGAACTCGTGCATCTCACCTCCGACGCCGGCATCGCGACGATCACGCTGGACTCGCCGCACAACCGCAACGCGCTGTCCGCGCAGCTGCGCCGCGAGCTGCGGGACCACCTGGAGAACGCGATCGCGGACGACGCGGTGCGCGTGATCGTCCTGGACCACACCGGGCCGGTGTTCTGCGCGGGCATGGACCTCAAGGAGTCCCGCGCGGCGGGCGCCGAGGACCAGGGCGTGAACGAGTTCCCCGCGCTGCTGGAGCGGATCTGGAACAGCCCGAAGCCGGTGGTGGCCAAGCTCGCCGGTCCGGCGCGCGCGGGCGGGGTCGGCATCGTGGCCGCCTGCGACATCGCCGTCTGCGCCGACACCGCGACCTTCGCGTTCTCCGAGGTCCGCATCGGCGTCGTCCCGGCGGTCATCTCGGTCACCGTCCTGCCGCGACTGCAGGCCAGGCAGGCCCACGAGCTGTTCCTGACCGGGGAGACCTTCAGCGCGCGGCGGGCGGTCGAGATCGGGCTGCTCAACTCCGCGGTCGCGGCCGAGGCGCTCGACGCCGAGACCCGGCGCTACACCGACATGCTCGCCCTAGGCGGCCCGAAGGCGCTCGCGGCCACCAAGGAGATGCTGCGCCGTCCCCGGCCCACCGACATGGGCGAGGACTTCACCGAGATGCTGGCGCTCTCGGCCGGCTTCTTCGCGAGCGAGGAGGGGCAGGAAGGCATCCGCGCCTTCGCCGAGAAGCGCAAGCCCTCGTGGGTGCCGCAGAGCTGA
- the mmsB gene encoding 3-hydroxyisobutyrate dehydrogenase, protein MTMAVIGFIGLGHMGGPMSANLVKGGHEVRGFDLVPAALEAAEATGVTPAGSIAEAVAGADAVITMLPGGKQLLECYDQVLGAASPETLLIDSSTVDVADARKAHERAAEAGFGSVDAPVSGGTAGAEAGTLTFMVGGTEENYNRAQPVLEPMARKVIHCGGPGNGQVTKMCNNLVLGASMIAVSEAFVLGERLGVSHQALYDVVSISTGQCWSLTTNCPVPGLVETSRANHDYEPGFAAALMLKDLKLAASAAEQSGTDAAIGRLATELYQRFNDEGGAGFDFGAIIKSVREHSGH, encoded by the coding sequence ATGACAATGGCTGTCATCGGTTTCATCGGACTCGGCCACATGGGCGGGCCGATGTCGGCGAACCTGGTCAAGGGAGGCCACGAGGTCCGCGGCTTCGACCTGGTGCCGGCAGCGCTGGAGGCCGCCGAGGCCACCGGCGTCACGCCCGCGGGCTCGATCGCCGAGGCCGTGGCCGGGGCCGACGCGGTGATCACGATGCTGCCCGGCGGCAAGCAGCTGCTGGAGTGCTACGACCAGGTGCTCGGCGCCGCCTCGCCGGAGACGCTGCTGATCGACTCGTCCACGGTCGACGTGGCCGACGCGAGGAAGGCCCACGAGCGGGCCGCCGAGGCCGGGTTCGGCTCGGTCGACGCCCCGGTCTCCGGCGGTACCGCGGGTGCCGAGGCGGGCACGCTGACGTTCATGGTCGGCGGCACCGAGGAGAACTACAACCGCGCCCAGCCGGTTCTTGAGCCGATGGCGCGCAAGGTGATCCACTGCGGCGGTCCGGGCAACGGCCAGGTCACCAAGATGTGCAACAACCTCGTCCTGGGCGCGTCGATGATCGCCGTGAGCGAGGCGTTCGTGCTGGGCGAGCGGCTCGGGGTGTCCCACCAGGCGCTCTACGACGTGGTGTCGATCTCCACCGGCCAGTGCTGGTCGCTGACCACCAACTGCCCGGTGCCCGGGCTGGTGGAGACCAGCAGGGCCAACCACGACTACGAGCCGGGCTTCGCCGCCGCGCTGATGCTCAAGGACCTCAAGCTGGCGGCCTCGGCGGCGGAGCAGAGCGGGACCGACGCCGCGATCGGCCGCCTGGCCACGGAGCTCTACCAGCGGTTCAACGACGAGGGCGGCGCGGGCTTCGACTTCGGCGCGATCATCAAGTCGGTCCGCGAGCACTCCGGTCACTGA
- a CDS encoding DMT family transporter produces MAYLLLLGAVASEVVAALATRFSAGFTKLVPSAVAITGVVGAYYLLSLALKQGMDMGVAYGIWAALGVTAVALVGAAFLGDTLTWAQMIGIVLVIGGVLSLELGGQH; encoded by the coding sequence ATGGCTTACCTGCTGCTGCTCGGTGCCGTCGCCTCGGAGGTCGTCGCCGCGCTCGCCACCCGCTTCTCCGCGGGGTTCACCAAGCTGGTCCCCTCGGCGGTGGCGATCACCGGCGTGGTCGGGGCGTACTACCTGCTCTCGCTCGCCCTCAAGCAGGGCATGGACATGGGCGTGGCCTACGGCATCTGGGCGGCGCTGGGAGTCACAGCGGTGGCGCTGGTGGGGGCGGCCTTCCTCGGTGACACCCTGACCTGGGCGCAGATGATCGGCATCGTGCTCGTGATCGGCGGCGTACTCTCGCTGGAGTTGGGAGGGCAGCATTGA
- a CDS encoding enoyl-CoA hydratase/isomerase family protein: MTASPEILVSEQGALGRITLNRPKALNALTLGMVRTMSETLCRWRDAEHIEAVLIDGAGERGLCAGGDIRALYDAAKAGDEEFPATFWAEEYRLNSALARYPKPVVGLMDGITMGGGVGVTAHGSHRVVTERSKIGMPEVGIGFVPDVGGTYLLSRAPGELGTHMALTGAPVTGADAVLAGFADHHVDSSRLGELVEGLAGGAVDQVLGELSQQPPQAPLEAEREWIDAAYSAETVEEILRRLRERPEEAARTAAETIQTKSPTSLKVTLRSLRTGFSSLEQALDQEFRVSMACILIGDLVEGVRATLVDKDRDPKWSPAWLDEVDGALVEKFFEPRGAGELGLDG, from the coding sequence ATGACAGCTTCGCCCGAGATCCTGGTCAGCGAACAGGGTGCGCTCGGACGGATCACACTCAACCGCCCGAAGGCGCTTAACGCCCTGACCCTGGGCATGGTGCGCACGATGAGCGAGACGTTGTGCCGGTGGCGCGACGCCGAGCACATCGAGGCGGTCCTGATCGACGGGGCGGGGGAGCGCGGGCTTTGCGCGGGCGGCGACATCCGCGCCCTCTACGACGCGGCCAAGGCGGGTGACGAGGAGTTCCCCGCGACGTTCTGGGCCGAGGAGTACCGGCTGAACTCCGCGCTGGCGCGCTACCCGAAGCCGGTCGTGGGCCTGATGGACGGCATCACCATGGGCGGTGGCGTCGGTGTCACCGCGCACGGTTCGCACCGCGTGGTGACCGAGCGCTCCAAGATCGGCATGCCGGAGGTCGGCATCGGCTTCGTGCCCGACGTCGGCGGCACCTACCTGCTGTCCCGCGCGCCGGGTGAACTGGGCACGCACATGGCGCTGACCGGTGCGCCCGTAACCGGTGCCGACGCGGTCCTGGCGGGCTTCGCCGACCACCACGTCGACAGCTCCCGGCTGGGCGAGCTGGTCGAGGGGCTGGCCGGAGGCGCGGTGGACCAGGTGCTCGGGGAGCTCTCGCAGCAGCCGCCGCAGGCGCCGCTGGAGGCCGAGCGCGAGTGGATCGACGCGGCGTACTCCGCCGAAACCGTCGAGGAGATCCTGCGGCGGCTGCGGGAACGTCCGGAGGAGGCGGCGCGGACCGCGGCCGAGACCATCCAGACCAAGTCGCCGACGTCGCTGAAGGTCACACTGCGGTCGTTGCGCACCGGCTTCAGCTCGCTCGAACAGGCCCTCGACCAGGAGTTCCGGGTGTCGATGGCCTGCATCCTGATCGGCGACCTGGTCGAGGGCGTGCGGGCGACGCTGGTGGACAAGGACCGCGACCCGAAGTGGTCGCCGGCGTGGCTCGACGAGGTCGACGGCGCGCTGGTGGAGAAGTTCTTCGAGCCGAGGGGCGCCGGGGAGCTCGGGCTCGACGGCTGA
- a CDS encoding ADP-ribosylglycohydrolase family protein, with product MDRTGRDNGSQGRLTEAELALLATWREVRGGGRPASRPRLDPVEEALLGTWRAWRDSPASRPPWAARLQHRLADDVSEPAPATGLADGSGFLPEAPSRFLGMLLGGAVGEFVARGDRGAGQRGTATMFALEGLIRAHTRLRTAGDGDPVDGVLEGLQRWMHSRGVPWQDCGSPRPNPDGWLVERGRLRSRSTDEPTLLTALAAIAAGKPRGTRQQPVNASDAATAVPLGALAALWSGEAVFPLACDLAALTHGHPHGHNPAGVIGVAVSALLRDVPLAEAIQRGLAAWHSPTLAHALRLGLSSPAGALPARRHLDSMGEGRSGLGALAVAIRVATACPDDFAAAVRIAADHGGDTASSAMLCGQLLGALHGPTAIPAEWLAELPEFRLLERLATDAAAEFGPHPDESGEWARRYPTEDPHESQAPVPTALTSVPRLAASRDRFVGAVLGCAVGEALGGPVAGAGWDEIRDRHGANGLRSYVPAGHPAGRLGSDTQLMLFSLEGMIRAGVARERSGITDPSRHVQHAYQRWLHTQHLSWARAAGEFLRHTPEPDGWLVRQRALFQTRNPGRTMMRTLIAFAKGQQEMGTPQNPVSDSKGSTAVMRAVPAALWSDDPAAVFTVGMNIAALTHGDPLAYLSAGTLAYLVAALMDGAELADAAEAAMSHLGRRPGHEEVTRRLSAAVRLARSGPAPAETVEATIGSGWNAPEALGIGLYAALASEGEFDVALPMAVNHSGNSATTGAVCGSLVGAARGAEAIPDRWIADLELHEVIEQLAQDATLEFGPRPPRGPDWLERYPAT from the coding sequence GTGGACCGAACAGGCAGGGACAACGGGTCGCAGGGCCGGCTGACCGAGGCCGAACTCGCGCTGCTGGCCACCTGGCGGGAGGTCAGGGGCGGTGGGCGGCCCGCGTCGCGTCCGCGCCTCGACCCGGTCGAGGAGGCGTTGCTCGGCACCTGGCGCGCCTGGCGCGACTCCCCCGCCTCCCGGCCGCCGTGGGCGGCGCGGTTGCAGCACCGGCTCGCTGACGACGTGTCCGAACCCGCCCCTGCCACCGGCCTGGCCGACGGCTCCGGCTTCCTGCCGGAAGCGCCGAGCCGGTTCCTCGGCATGCTGCTGGGCGGTGCCGTCGGCGAGTTCGTCGCGCGGGGCGACCGGGGTGCGGGTCAGCGCGGCACCGCGACGATGTTCGCCCTCGAAGGGCTCATCCGCGCCCACACCCGGCTGCGCACCGCGGGCGACGGCGACCCGGTCGACGGCGTCCTGGAGGGCCTGCAGCGCTGGATGCACAGCCGCGGAGTGCCGTGGCAGGACTGCGGTTCGCCGCGGCCGAACCCGGACGGCTGGCTGGTCGAGCGCGGCCGCCTGCGTTCCCGGTCCACCGACGAGCCCACGCTGCTGACCGCGCTGGCGGCGATCGCGGCGGGCAAGCCCCGCGGCACCCGGCAGCAGCCGGTCAACGCCTCCGACGCGGCGACCGCGGTCCCGCTGGGCGCACTGGCCGCGCTGTGGTCCGGCGAGGCGGTGTTCCCGCTGGCCTGCGACCTTGCCGCGCTGACCCACGGCCACCCGCACGGCCACAACCCGGCGGGCGTGATCGGCGTGGCCGTCTCGGCGCTGCTGCGGGACGTGCCGCTCGCCGAGGCCATCCAGCGCGGGCTCGCCGCCTGGCACAGTCCGACGCTCGCGCACGCGCTGCGGCTGGGCCTGAGCAGCCCCGCCGGGGCGCTGCCCGCGCGCAGGCACCTGGACTCCATGGGCGAGGGCCGCAGCGGGCTCGGCGCGCTCGCCGTGGCGATCCGCGTCGCCACGGCCTGTCCCGACGACTTCGCCGCGGCGGTTCGCATCGCCGCCGACCACGGCGGGGACACCGCATCGTCGGCGATGCTCTGCGGGCAGCTGCTCGGCGCCCTGCACGGGCCGACGGCGATCCCTGCGGAGTGGCTGGCCGAGCTGCCGGAGTTCCGGCTGCTCGAACGACTGGCCACCGACGCCGCCGCCGAGTTCGGCCCGCACCCCGACGAGTCCGGGGAATGGGCACGCCGGTACCCCACCGAGGACCCGCACGAGTCGCAGGCCCCGGTGCCGACCGCGCTGACCTCGGTGCCGCGGCTCGCCGCGTCGCGGGACCGCTTCGTCGGCGCGGTGCTCGGCTGCGCGGTCGGCGAGGCGCTCGGCGGCCCGGTCGCCGGTGCGGGCTGGGACGAGATCCGCGACCGGCACGGCGCGAACGGGCTGCGTAGCTACGTGCCCGCCGGGCACCCCGCCGGCCGCCTCGGAAGCGACACCCAGCTCATGCTGTTCTCGCTGGAGGGCATGATCCGGGCCGGCGTGGCCCGCGAGCGCAGCGGCATCACCGACCCCTCGCGCCACGTCCAGCACGCCTACCAGCGCTGGCTGCACACCCAGCACCTGAGCTGGGCGCGCGCGGCCGGCGAGTTCCTGCGGCACACCCCCGAACCCGACGGCTGGCTGGTGCGGCAGCGCGCGCTGTTCCAGACGCGCAACCCCGGGCGCACGATGATGCGCACGCTCATCGCGTTCGCCAAGGGCCAGCAGGAGATGGGCACCCCGCAGAACCCGGTCAGCGACTCCAAGGGCAGCACGGCGGTCATGCGCGCCGTTCCGGCGGCGCTGTGGAGCGACGACCCGGCGGCGGTGTTCACCGTGGGCATGAACATCGCCGCGCTGACCCACGGCGACCCGCTGGCCTACCTCAGCGCGGGCACGCTGGCGTACCTGGTCGCCGCGCTGATGGACGGTGCCGAGCTGGCGGACGCCGCCGAGGCGGCCATGTCCCACCTCGGCCGGCGGCCCGGGCACGAGGAGGTCACCCGCAGGCTCTCGGCGGCGGTCCGGCTCGCCCGGTCGGGTCCCGCACCCGCCGAGACCGTCGAGGCGACCATCGGCAGCGGCTGGAACGCCCCGGAAGCCCTCGGCATCGGCCTGTACGCGGCGCTGGCTTCGGAAGGCGAGTTCGACGTCGCGCTGCCGATGGCGGTGAACCACTCCGGCAACAGCGCGACCACCGGAGCGGTCTGCGGCAGCCTCGTCGGGGCCGCGCGGGGCGCCGAGGCGATCCCGGACCGCTGGATCGCCGACCTGGAGCTGCATGAGGTGATCGAGCAGCTCGCGCAGGACGCGACCCTGGAGTTCGGTCCCCGTCCCCCGCGCGGCCCCGACTGGCTGGAGCGCTACCCCGCCACGTGA
- a CDS encoding Uma2 family endonuclease produces the protein MGWQYDRDGREGDSRADAALTVEDLERLPDDGRRYELVDGELDVSPAPVRVHTRIETRLSTHLSNVAPDGYEVLQGPGVNFNAERTHHRIPDLAVVLEDDDDHPYLTKPPLLAVEVVSPESVFRDHHTKRREYAAFGIEAYWIISPAADKPGIAELRLDGGEYREGRQAFGEDVFETDFPFPVKLVPHWLLAAGPWRAHIGG, from the coding sequence GTGGGCTGGCAGTACGACCGTGATGGACGCGAGGGCGACTCACGGGCAGATGCGGCGCTGACCGTGGAGGACCTGGAGCGGCTACCCGACGATGGGCGCCGCTACGAGCTGGTCGACGGGGAACTTGACGTGTCCCCCGCACCGGTTCGTGTGCACACCCGCATCGAAACGCGGCTGAGCACGCACCTGTCGAACGTCGCTCCCGACGGTTACGAGGTGCTGCAAGGTCCAGGCGTCAACTTCAACGCCGAGCGGACCCATCACCGGATCCCGGACTTGGCGGTCGTGCTCGAGGATGACGACGACCACCCCTACCTGACCAAGCCGCCGTTGCTGGCGGTCGAGGTCGTGTCGCCGGAGAGCGTCTTCCGCGACCACCACACCAAGCGGCGGGAGTACGCCGCGTTCGGGATCGAGGCGTACTGGATCATCAGCCCCGCGGCCGACAAGCCCGGGATCGCCGAGCTGCGGCTCGACGGCGGTGAGTACCGCGAGGGTCGCCAGGCTTTCGGTGAGGACGTCTTCGAGACCGATTTCCCGTTCCCAGTCAAGCTCGTCCCGCACTGGCTGCTCGCCGCGGGGCCGTGGCGGGCCCACATCGGCGGCTGA
- a CDS encoding ribonuclease domain-containing protein: MSSRKRISVALVGLIALVVIGWFVRDYTGAGDQQVPGATESGLQVSPMSALPPEVRATWKSIADGGPFRYPGRDGTVFSNREERLPERPSGYYHEYTVPTPGSPDRGARRLITGEGSEIYYTGDHYESFVVVDPDG; this comes from the coding sequence GTGAGTTCGCGCAAGCGCATCTCGGTCGCCCTGGTCGGGCTGATCGCGCTGGTCGTGATCGGGTGGTTCGTGCGCGACTACACCGGTGCGGGCGACCAGCAGGTCCCCGGCGCGACCGAGTCCGGGCTCCAGGTGAGCCCGATGTCGGCCCTGCCGCCGGAGGTCCGGGCCACCTGGAAGTCGATCGCCGACGGTGGCCCCTTCCGGTATCCGGGCAGGGATGGCACGGTGTTCTCCAACCGGGAGGAACGGCTTCCCGAGCGGCCCTCCGGTTACTACCACGAGTACACGGTGCCGACCCCGGGCTCGCCGGACCGGGGTGCTCGGCGGCTGATCACCGGCGAAGGTTCCGAGATCTACTACACCGGCGACCACTACGAGTCGTTCGTGGTCGTCGACCCCGACGGATGA
- a CDS encoding isobutyryl-CoA dehydrogenase — protein sequence MSVTASAPASPFEPTEDQRTIQETVLEFAAERLAPNAVEWDQQKHFPVDVLREAGTLGLGGVYVDELVGGSGLSRFDSVLIFEALATGDPSIAAYVSIHNMVAGMIDRFGDDEQRRRWLPAMCSMERLGSYCLTEPEAGSDAAALQTRAVRDGDHYVLDGVKQFISGGGNSDVYVVMARTGEPGPKGISTFVVEGDTPGLSFGPNEKKMGWNAQPTRQVVFQGVRVPATHRLGEEGIGFRIAMAGLDGGRLSIAACSLGGGRAALDKSLGYVHERSAFGSKLSDFQVLRFKLADMATELEAARMLLWRAAWALDVKDPSATRLCAMAKRLATDAGFAVANEALQIHGGYGYLAEYGLEKIVRDLRVHQILEGTNEIMRLIISRGLLEAT from the coding sequence GTGTCGGTCACGGCATCCGCACCGGCCTCGCCTTTCGAGCCGACCGAGGACCAGCGGACCATCCAGGAGACCGTCCTGGAGTTCGCCGCCGAGCGGCTCGCGCCCAACGCCGTCGAGTGGGACCAGCAGAAGCACTTCCCGGTCGACGTGCTGCGCGAGGCGGGCACCCTGGGTCTCGGCGGCGTCTACGTCGACGAGCTGGTGGGCGGCAGCGGGCTCAGCAGGTTCGACTCGGTGCTGATCTTCGAGGCGCTGGCCACCGGCGATCCGTCGATCGCCGCCTACGTCTCCATCCACAACATGGTCGCCGGGATGATCGACCGCTTCGGCGACGACGAGCAGCGCCGCCGCTGGCTGCCCGCGATGTGCTCGATGGAGCGCCTGGGCAGCTACTGCCTGACCGAGCCGGAGGCCGGGTCCGACGCCGCGGCGCTGCAGACCCGCGCGGTCCGCGACGGCGACCACTACGTGCTCGACGGCGTCAAGCAGTTCATCTCCGGCGGCGGCAACTCCGATGTCTACGTCGTGATGGCCAGGACCGGCGAGCCGGGGCCGAAGGGCATCTCCACCTTCGTCGTGGAGGGCGACACGCCCGGGCTGTCGTTCGGTCCGAACGAGAAGAAGATGGGCTGGAACGCCCAGCCGACGCGCCAGGTCGTCTTCCAGGGCGTGCGGGTGCCCGCCACGCACCGGCTCGGCGAGGAGGGCATCGGCTTCCGGATCGCCATGGCCGGGCTGGACGGCGGCAGGCTCAGCATCGCCGCGTGTTCGCTGGGCGGCGGCCGGGCCGCGCTGGACAAGAGCCTCGGCTACGTGCACGAGCGCAGCGCGTTCGGCTCCAAGCTCAGCGACTTCCAGGTGCTGCGGTTCAAGCTCGCCGACATGGCCACCGAGCTGGAGGCGGCGCGGATGCTGCTCTGGCGCGCGGCCTGGGCGCTGGACGTGAAGGACCCTTCGGCCACCAGGCTGTGCGCGATGGCGAAGCGGCTGGCCACCGACGCGGGTTTCGCGGTGGCCAACGAGGCGCTTCAGATCCACGGTGGTTACGGATACCTTGCCGAGTACGGCCTGGAGAAGATCGTCCGCGACCTGCGGGTGCATCAGATCCTGGAAGGTACCAACGAGATCATGCGGCTGATCATCTCCCGCGGACTGCTGGAGGCCACGTGA
- a CDS encoding TetR/AcrR family transcriptional regulator, with protein sequence MTEPATATDGRRARGQRRRAELIAATLAVVERDGVAGVTHRAVAREAGCPASSAVYYFATLDELLVAALSAAAEDYARQLREIVDSGADGIDGIARLIADAGGPGRTRAVAERELTLLAARRPALRPIARHWREKVADAAAEHTDDARTIRTVVDVADGICARVLVGTEPVTFEEIRGALRHALRLD encoded by the coding sequence TTGACCGAACCCGCAACCGCGACCGACGGTCGCCGGGCGAGGGGGCAGCGCAGACGTGCCGAGCTGATCGCGGCGACCCTCGCGGTCGTGGAGCGCGACGGCGTCGCCGGGGTCACCCACCGCGCGGTGGCCAGGGAGGCGGGCTGCCCGGCCAGCTCGGCGGTCTACTACTTCGCCACGCTCGACGAGCTGCTCGTCGCCGCGCTCAGCGCCGCCGCGGAGGACTACGCGCGCCAGCTCCGGGAGATCGTCGACAGCGGGGCCGACGGGATCGACGGCATCGCCCGGCTCATCGCCGACGCGGGCGGACCGGGCCGCACCCGGGCGGTCGCCGAGCGGGAGCTGACGCTGCTGGCCGCGAGGCGCCCGGCTCTGCGGCCGATCGCGCGGCACTGGCGGGAGAAGGTCGCCGACGCGGCGGCCGAGCACACCGACGACGCCCGCACGATCCGGACCGTGGTCGATGTGGCCGACGGGATCTGCGCCCGGGTGCTGGTGGGCACCGAACCCGTCACGTTCGAGGAGATCCGCGGGGCCCTGCGGCACGCGCTACGTCTCGACTGA
- a CDS encoding barstar family protein, giving the protein MSGLEEPSADVSAVKAAEDAERRGAAAHVLDGSELLSKRAALDGIAAVLDFPEWAGRNLDALYDCLTDLSWLPEGEHVLIWSGYQALADYDPKAYRKISAVLKEASETSFCGRTFTAVLTRN; this is encoded by the coding sequence GTGAGCGGGTTGGAGGAACCCTCCGCTGACGTCAGCGCCGTCAAAGCCGCCGAGGACGCCGAGCGACGCGGCGCGGCGGCGCACGTCCTGGACGGTTCGGAGCTGCTCAGCAAGCGCGCGGCGCTCGACGGCATCGCCGCGGTCCTGGACTTCCCGGAGTGGGCGGGCCGCAACCTCGACGCCCTCTACGACTGCCTCACCGACCTGTCCTGGCTGCCCGAGGGCGAGCACGTGCTGATCTGGTCCGGCTACCAGGCACTGGCCGACTACGACCCGAAGGCCTACCGGAAGATCAGCGCGGTGCTGAAGGAGGCGTCGGAGACCTCCTTCTGCGGCCGGACCTTCACCGCGGTCCTGACCCGGAACTGA